DNA from Salmo trutta chromosome 14, fSalTru1.1, whole genome shotgun sequence:
GCATCCAATTAAatgcattttttccccccatccAATAATGTGTTTTTCAGATGACTGACTAAATTTAACCTCATGGTTTCCATGTCCAACAGACAAACCTAGACCCACCCACAAATACGATTCCCCCCCTGCAGTATTGCATTGCTGAATGAGTGTGAGAGTTGGGTGTGCAAAACCTGCAAACACAAGACCGTAGTCTATTTTGAGACTCTGATACAATTATGAACTGGGAGTGCTTTCTCTAATCACTTGTGGAGGTTCCCTAATGATGACAGAAGCAACAGCACAACCATTCCATGCTGTTAGCAGCGAACCAATAGCATGTGTTGTAGGCTAGCTATTTTGGGAGGCGAGTTTATTCAGGTTTTCACCACTATTCACTGATAAACCCATTAAGGTTGCGAGCTGACACTGATCTGCCCATAAGCCTTGGTCAGTTCGTGTGGAGCTAGGACGTTCATTGTAAAAGCAGATTAATATATTTTGTAAGACAACAGATGGTGTCACACTGTGGACAGCATGCACAATGAACCCCACGAGTCCAAACtgggctgggggtggggggggggcggcGTTGTGTTTCTGCATGACCGACCCTCAAATACCAGAATTAACTCCCTACTCATCATCTGTACATGGAGCCCATAATTGGCTTAGATCAAAtaggacaggacagaggggaaACTCAGATGCTCACACAGTTACGggtaaaacaaatcaaagtaaAAGGTAACAGAAATGTTCTATATAAAACATCTACATTGAGAGATAAGCATGAACTCTTTAAATAAGTAGACGCAAAAAGAAAACAAACGGCAGCAGAGCACTAGAATGAACAGATGTCTTCAAACCCTGAGGCTATACATTTATGGTTCAACAAAAGCCCCAACTTGTAAAGTAGCAGTGTGCACCTCGGTCACCAGATACCTAACGTGATGAAAAGTGCGAGTGTTGCAAGATGAGTGCATGCATAGTCGCTGTCATCGTTTAGTTGCATTGCCCGTCAGCACGGGGCAAAACTGCATACCGACTCGCAAAATCCGATTGGCAATCTGTCATGTAATTAAAAAGTTGATATGCAAATCAACTAATGTGACGAGGCAGTTAAAAACTAGAGGCTGAATCATAATTGCTAACATTATGTTCAGATTGGGTTTTGAAAACACATGTGGGAGCATTGCTTCACAGCTAGCAGGAGTTCACCATAATCACGAATTGGATGTCTAGCCGATTCCTCCCTCCATGACGCCAAGGCAAAAATCTACATTTCGGAACCACAGCGGGCCTCCAACCTGCCGATTCCCACGCTGTGTAATATGATAGCTACAGCTGGGTAATAACTGGCTATAACGTTAGAGACATTTGTTGTCCTGTGCTATGGCTATTAACAGATTTGTTGTGCGCCGAGGAACGAGCGATATCCAGGTAATCTGGCAGTAAGGAAAGATGGGAAACAATTCGATAGCTCTAGCTAGGAAATAACAACAATCAAATGTACCTAAATCAtccatggtggtagcagcaggaGTCGGTTCTACTCTGCAAACCGAGGCGGTTGTCCTTTGATTCGATTGTTGGTAGCTCAGATCTGTCTACGCCGTGGCTGCTATACAGAAATTCCAGTGATCTGAATGCAGCAAATAAGTTTTCAATTTAGCTGCTGCCTGCTACAATCGAGGAGGAGACAAATGCACTCATGGGGACACGCAGCTCGCCCCCACCTGGAGCCTCCAAGTTTTACCAGTAGGCTGGTGCATTTAAACTTTTAGCGGTAGTCTGCCATCTAGCGGCAGTGGGCGatttttaaaatagattttttactAGGGATGTTGTGATTAAAGCTACAATATGGGATTCGTTTTTCAGCGAAATGGCAGCCCCGAGCTCCGCCAGTTGTTTTGGGTTTAGGGAAGCTCAATATTTGGTGAGAAGATAAGTGACACGCACACAATTCCAATTTCCAACCAATGTCTATTTCTGTTTATTGGAGATAAATGGTATGCATCTCGTCCATGTATGGATGAATTGTCCATGTCGGCTGGGAAACCCTGGCCTAAATAATAAATCAACCCGATCTTGTGTTGCGCCATTCCCGCCAATCTGTAGAACGCTGATGAACGCTTCCAAAGTGATCCTCATGTAATTAtttaagaataaaaaataaaaaatctaaagtattgtaacgaccctgggtttataaacgcggatatcgactctgccgctcgagcatgcttttgcggcacagtcgataacGCGCCTTGACTGTTTCGGTACAGTATTCTAAAATCTCCTAAAGATCTTTATATTCGATCCTCGCTAGCACAAGACTCACAGACTAGCATTATTACTTTTTATAAAGCAAATATTTTACCAGTAGGTTACTCAATTGTATATATAAACGAGAATACATTGGTGAAATACCAATTAACAGtgagaagtaaaaaaaataataattcaccAACCAAAAAAATCGAAGGCTAGGTGGCCTCCACTGGTGACTACTGCTATCTCATCTGAAAAATGTGTTTGTTGTAGCCTGAATGGCCCGTTATTCATTTAGGCCCGTCATTGATTTAGGCATGTTATGTGGCTTGAAACAGACAACCATTTGATTATTTAGACAATAATGTCACAGACAGGCCAGAATTATGCCCGAAAATATTCAGACTCCTCGTGGACAATGACAGTTACCTGGTTGCCATCTGGAAATAGAAGGAACACCTTGGCTGTTTTGAGACCAAGGTAAGaccaatcagaatgactgttgCTAAATTACTTGCTAAAGAACTGTTGCATGTTGCTAAAGCTCTCTCAGATCAGTCAGTGGGATGGACaatgatagcctggtcccagatctgcttgGCATGAAAATAACCTATGGctatatagctgcaccatcgagagcatcctgaccggttgcatcaccgcctggtatggcaactgctcggcatctgaccataaggggCTACAGAGGGtcgtgcgaatggcccagtacatcactggggcctagcttcctgccatccaggacctatataataagcggtgtcagaggaaagcccataaaattgtcagagactacagactcttttctctgctaccgcacggaaagcggaaccggagcgtcaagtctaggaccaaaaggctcctcaacagcttctacccccaagccattagactgctgaacaattcataaaaatcgccaccggacacaccgctgctactcgctgtttgtttgttacctatgcatagtcacttcgcccccacctacagttgaagtcggaagtttacatacacttatgttggagtcattataactcgtttttcaaccactccacaatgtcttgttaacaaactatagttttggcaagtcggttaggacatctactttgtgcatgacaagtgatttttccaacaattgtttccaacaatttcacttataattcactgtatcacaattccagtgggtcagaagtttacatacactaagttgactgtgcctttatacagcttggaaaattccagaaaatgatgtcatggctttggaagcttctgataggctaattgacatcattttagtcaaggtgtacctgtgaatgtatttcaaggcctaccttcaaactcagtgcctctttgcttgacatcatgggaaaatcaaaagaaatcagccaagacctccacaagtctggttcatccttgggagcaatttccaaacgcctgaaggtaccatgttcatctgtacaaacaatagtacgcaagtataaacaccatgggaccatgcagccatcataccgctcaggaaggagacgcgttgcctcctagagatgaacgtactttggtgcgaaaagtgcaaatcaatcccagaacaacagcaaaagtatctataaccacagtaaaacaagtcctatatcaacacaaCCTGATAGGCCgcgcagcaaggaagaagccactcctccaaaaccaccataaaaaagccagactacggtttgcaactgcacatggggacaaagatcgtactttttagagaaatgtcctctggtctgatgaaacaaaaatagaactgtttggccataatgaacatcgttatgtttggaggaaaaggggggaggcttgcaagctgaagaacaccatcccaaccgtgagggcacgggggtggcagcatcatgttgtgggggtgctttgctgcaggagggactggtgcacttcacaaaatagatgtcatcacgaggaaggaaatgtggatatattgaagcaacctctcaagacatcagtcaggaagttaaagcttggtcgcaaatgggtcttccaaatggacaatgatcccaagcatacttccaaagttgtggcaaaatggcttaaggacaacaaagtcaaggtattggagtggccatcacaaagccctgacctcaattctatagaacatttgtgtccagaactgaaaaagcgtgtgagcaaggaggcctacaaacctgactcagttacaccagctctgtcaggaggaatgggccaaaattcacccaactttttgtcagaagcttgtggaaggctacctaaaacgtttgacttaagttaaacaatttaaaggcaacgctaccaaatactaattgagtgtatgtaaacttccgacccactagaactgtgatgaaagaaataaaagctgaaataaatcattatctctactattattctgacatttcacattcttaaaataaagtggtgatcctaacagatCTTAAGACAAGGAATttgtactgggattaaatgtcaggaattgtgaaaaactgagtttacctGATGGTCATTAGCAAGTTGGGCACTACCcaagcatgtccagagtgcataaaaggagattacaGTGACTCAATTGTTatgtggaattttactgcggtcatgactcatgactacCAGTGTTGCAGTAATatggtcaccacaacagccctacacaaacacacacttttgaACAGGTTTGTTCCCATTATCGTTGGAAATACCACAGCTCATCTAGGCCCTTATCCCTAGTCCCCCACCCCAAGAACAATGCCTCATTTTGGGCAATGAAATAACAAACAGTGGGTGACTAAGGGCTTTGCACCTCTGTGTCAAAGTCTCCCAGCATGGCCAGGCATCAGCTCATTGGAGCAACAACAGGCTTTAGGGGGATCACTTGCTGGCAGCTTACTGTCTGCCTGTTTGATGCATCATGCGGTGTAACGTTACCCCGTCACGTCATCACATGAACTAAAATAAACACAGGGGCtttgtctttccaaaccaaacccCATGTTTGGACAGTGTCAGGCCCCTCTGTACCTTGAAGCCCAGTCTGATGTCAGAAGACAGCCATCTCTGCTACCTCGCTGGCTCCTCTCTAAACACAGAAGGCTACATGCTCTTAGTCTTAGGGGATCCATCATACCCTCAGCTGCTGGGCTGGACTTTTGCCAAAACCAAGCTAAAACCCTGAATCAGTTTATAAACCAGTTGAAAAGCTCTTCCTCACTGAAGAGATCGATTGAACCTCAAACTCGCCTAGTGGGCTGTTTGTATTAAGAAAAGTCTGCTTATGCACTATTTACAAGCCACACTGATTGTCATTAACCCCtgatgtaaactatattttttgATTTACCTATTTACAACACAGGGTGGCAGCAGCAGTTATGTGATAAACTTGGACAAATTGTTAGAGGTTCATTTAATAATTTAAGGAAGCATACACCCATTGATACATATACTAGATTTGTTGAGTTGATACAGAATGTCACTTTTAACATATGACATTCGTTCTAATGCGTCATTAGTCAATCAAGTAAACAAAGAGCATCTAATAGCTGTTATGCTCTCAAATGAGCTGCttcaaaatcaaaatatattatcgTAAGGTGCAAGAAATAACAAATGGAGGATCTTTCGACAAAAGACATGAGTTAAAGTGATTTATTGGACAGTGATCAGATTGTATAATAGCTGTGTAGCCTGAATTCAACCATTTACACACATTTGGCTTTGACAGTTGGCTTAacgcagcgtttcccaaactcggtcctcgggaccccaaggggtgcacgttttgatttttgccctagcactacacagctgattcaaataatcaactaatcatcacgCTCAtggtcatttgaatcagctgtgtagtgttacaGGCAAAActcaaaacgtgcaccccttagGGTCCCGAGGACAGTTATGGAAAACACTTGACTTAACCACTACTGATGAGCGGCAAACGTAATGCATCACAAAAGGAGGCCAGTTGAAAAGTGTCTTGAGCCTTTTGTAGGAGGTAGAGGCCAGTGAGATTCCCTCTGTTCATTTTTCTCCCCTTCCACTGTGGAGCTTCACCTGATCTGATTATGTAAGTGGGCGGGGAAAGCACACGGGACCGTGAATGGAGCCTGGAGATGATAGATGACTGCCGATAGGTGTTTTGACCATAGATCTGCCGATAGGTGTTTTGACCATAGATCAGCCGATAGGTGTTTTGACCATAGATTTGTATTTCTATCACTTTGACAGACACGCTGGGGGAGCAGTGAGTTCGTTACTCCTGGTCCTTCTCTTCTCCGTGTGTGATGATGTGCACAAGGTTTTTGTAGTCTAGATTTCCTGCCACGTCTGGTGGGAAGGCTGCAAACATCTGCTCCATCTGAGAAAACCAGCGAGAAGATTTAGTGACTCAATCACTGATGTACACGTCATGAACCTCACAACATTTCCGAAGCAGCACGCGACATGTTTATGCATGAACTGTGTTATATTACTGATTATGAGTGGCTATGAGTTGTTTATTTAAAATGGTTTGTCTGCTGTATTTCAATAGTTGTATGTACAATGGGTCAATGTGTACAATGTGTGTGTGGACAGTATATAGATTATATTGCGTTTAGTGTACATTTGGTTGTGCTCTAACCTCTTCAGGAGAAAACCTGTCCGCTTGTGTCGTCAGCATCTCTGTCACACTGAAGACGAGCAAGAACAAGGCGTTTAGGATTACATTAACCATCTCCACAAAGCTTTTACCCTTTAGACCCGTCACAAATACGAGTACTCACAAGTCCTTCCTCAGGACCCCTTTTCCTTCGGGGTCAAATACTTTAAAAGCATTGAGGATAGTCTCCTCTGGATCAGCGCCTACACAGAGAAAACGACGTCTAATTAGAACTAAGTCGATGGGAGGCAGACGTTGACAATATAAGAGTACAACATACACAATTCAGAGGGAAAATGTCATTCAAATTAGGATTCAGGCAACTCATCTGTTAAACGTTTGGGAGGAAGTGACATTCAGTACTGTTGCAAAATGTAGCATGACGTTTAACCAACTGAATGCATCCCTTGTTTGCACGCCTCACCTTTCAGCTTCTCTCCGAACATGGTGAGGAAGATGGTGAAGTTGACGGGGCCGGACGCCTCTTTCAGCATCTCATCTATCTCCTCCTGCTTCACGTTGAGTCGCCCTGTTACAGAAACATGGGTCAGTACCATTATGGCCAGGTCGTTATTGTAAACGGGAATACATTCTTACTGACCTAACTGAACAAATAGATAAATAATAGAATACATCTTCAACCCACCCAGTGCAGCAAAGGTGTCCCTCAGGTCATTTTTGTCAATGAATCCATCTCTGTTCTGGTCCATGATGGTGAAGGCCTGTCAATATGGAGGTTAACACTTAATGGGAGAC
Protein-coding regions in this window:
- the LOC115208045 gene encoding myosin regulatory light chain 2, ventricular/cardiac muscle isoform, which produces MAPKKAKKKSADSNSNVFSIFEQSQIQEFKEAFTIMDQNRDGFIDKNDLRDTFAALGRLNVKQEEIDEMLKEASGPVNFTIFLTMFGEKLKGADPEETILNAFKVFDPEGKGVLRKDFVTEMLTTQADRFSPEEMEQMFAAFPPDVAGNLDYKNLVHIITHGEEKDQE